A genomic window from Haliaeetus albicilla chromosome 10, bHalAlb1.1, whole genome shotgun sequence includes:
- the S100A10 gene encoding protein S100-A10 — translation MPSQMEHAMETLMFTFHKYAGDKNHLSKEDLRMLMEKEFPGFLENQRDPMALDKIMKDLDQCRDGKVGFQGFFSLVAGLTIACNDYFVLHMKQKGRK, via the exons ATGCCATCCCAGATGGAGCACGCCATGGAGACCCTCATGTTCACCTTCCACAAGTACGCAGGGGACAAGAACCACCTCAGCAAGGAGGACCTGCGGATGCTGATGGAGAAGGAGTTCCCCGGCTTcttggag aaccAGCGGGACCCGATGGCCCTGGACAAGATCATGAAGGACCTGGACCAGTGCCGGGACGGCAAGGTGGGCTTCCAGGGCTTCTTCTCGCTGGTGGCCGGCCTCACCATCGCCTGCAATGACTACTTCGTGCTGCACATGAAGCAGAAGGGCAGGAAGTGA
- the LOC138687348 gene encoding LOW QUALITY PROTEIN: acyl-coenzyme A thioesterase THEM4-like (The sequence of the model RefSeq protein was modified relative to this genomic sequence to represent the inferred CDS: substituted 2 bases at 2 genomic stop codons), with amino-acid sequence MRRQYRRLLAMAATGAWARLPSYCSAHEHFPGKXVPVTPGDTRLFLRAIEGAGVGFEYAMFLNAAECSLLCLFQPGSYLEEHPSLTHGGAITAIIDGTLGTCALAVAGKVMTANLSIDYLAXVPVPLGAAVLLDGRAERLEGRKVFLSCHVQSAEGDTLHARATCLSIWLDPTEHRTREEDSGR; translated from the exons ATGCGGCGGCAGTACCGGCGCCTCCTCGCCATGGCTGCCACCGGGGCCTGGGCACGGCTCCCCTCCTACTGCAGCGCCCACGAACACTTCCCGGGAAAGT AGGTGCCGGTGACACCGGGGGACACGCGGCTCTTCCTCCGCGCCATCGAGGGTGCCGGCGTCGGCTTTGAGTACGCCATGTTTCTCAACGCCGCCGAGTGCAGCCTGCTCTGCCTCTTCCAGCCCGGCTCCTACCTGGAGGAACACCCCAG CCTGACCCACGGCGGTGCCATCACTGCCATCATCGACGGCACGCTGGGGACCTGCGCCCTGGCGGTAGCTGGGAAGGTGATGACAGCCAACCTCAGCATCGACTACCTGGCATGAGT ccccgtcccACTGGGTGCCGCGGTGCTGCTGGACGGCCGTGCCGAGCGGCTGGAGGGGCGCAAGGTTTTCCTCTCCTGCCACGTCCAGAGCGCCGAGGGGGACACGCTGCATGCCCGGGCCACCT gtcTCTCCATCTGGCTGGACCCCACTGAGCACCGGACACGGGAGGAGGACAGTGGCCGGTAG